One genomic region from Manis pentadactyla isolate mManPen7 chromosome 12, mManPen7.hap1, whole genome shotgun sequence encodes:
- the MEF2B gene encoding myocyte-specific enhancer factor 2B isoform X2, which translates to MGRKKIQISRILDQRNRQVTFTKRKFGLMKKAYELSVLCDCEIALIIFNSANRLFQYASTDMDRVLLKYTEYSEPHESRTNTDILETLKRRGVGLDGPELEPDDGPDGPGEKLRRLAGDGGDPALPRPRLYPAAPTMPSPDVVYGALPPPGCDPTGLGEALPAQSRPSPFRPAAPKAGPPGLAHPLFSPSHLASKTPPPLYLAADGRRPDPPGGLAGARGGLSTSRGLYGSLQSPCSASAPGPPLGSFPFLPAGPPEYGLGDPPPPPGLLQPPTLAPWQPSRGDGAPATPAQPSGLRSLGEEGAPARGASPSTPPVSIKSERLSPAPGGPGDFPKTFPYPLLLARPLAEPLRPGPPLRRLPTADGWPR; encoded by the exons atggggagaaaaaaaatccagatcTCACGAATTCTGGACCAAAGGAATCGGCAG GTGACATTTACCAAGCGCAAGTTCGGGCTGATGAAGAAGGCCTATGAGCTGAGCGTGCTCTGTGACTGTGAGATCGCCCTCATCATCTTCAACAGCGCCAACCGCCTCTTTCAGTATGCCAGCACAGACATGGACCGCGTGCTCCTGAAGTACACAGAATACAGTGAGCCCCACGAGAGCCGCACCAACACTGACATCCTCGAG ACACTGAAGCGGAGGGGTGTGGGCCTCGACGGACCAGAGCTGGAGCCAGACGATGGACCTGATGGGCCAGGAGAGAAGCTGCGGAGGCTGGCAGGTGATGGGGGTGACCCCGCCTTGCCCAGGCCCCGGCTCTAC CCAGCAGCCCCGACTATGCCCAGCCCGGATGTGGTATATGGGGCCCTGCCCCCACCAGGCTGTGACCCCACTGGGCTAGGGGAGGCCCTGCCTGCCCAGAGCCGCCCATCCCCCTTCCGGCCAGCAGCCCCCAAAGCTGGGCCCCCAG GCCTGGCGCACCCTCTCTTTTCACCAAGCCACCTTGCCAGCAAGACACCCCCACCCCTGTACCTGGCAGCAGATGGGCGGAGGCCGGACCCGCCTGGTGGCCTGGCCGGGGCTCGAGGGGGACTGAGCACCTCG AGAGGCCTCTATGGTAGCCTGCAGAGTCCGTGCTCCGCCTCCGCCCCCGGACCCCCGCTTGggagcttccccttcctccctgcaggcccCCCAG AATATGGCCTGGGAGACCCTCCTCCGCCTCCCGGCTTGCTGCAGCCCCCCACCCTGGCCCCCTGGCAGCCCTCCAGGGGTGATGGAGCCCCAGccacccctgcccagcccag tGGGCTCCGCAGCCTGGGCGAGGAGGGTGCCCCTGCCCGCGGCGCCTCCCCGTCGACCCCCCCAGTCAGCATCAAGTCTGAGCGCCTCTCGCCGGCCCCCGGGGGCCCTGGAGACTTTCCCAAGACCTTCCCCTACCCCTTGCTCCTGGCCCGGCCCCTGGCAGAGCCCCTACGGCCCGGGCCCCCCCTGCGCCGGTTGCCCACTGCTGACGGCTGGCCCCGGTAG
- the MEF2B gene encoding myocyte-specific enhancer factor 2B isoform X1: protein MLREQLGLSNSSTPPQVLVFPHPTCGSWVQVTFTKRKFGLMKKAYELSVLCDCEIALIIFNSANRLFQYASTDMDRVLLKYTEYSEPHESRTNTDILETLKRRGVGLDGPELEPDDGPDGPGEKLRRLAGDGGDPALPRPRLYPAAPTMPSPDVVYGALPPPGCDPTGLGEALPAQSRPSPFRPAAPKAGPPGLAHPLFSPSHLASKTPPPLYLAADGRRPDPPGGLAGARGGLSTSRGLYGSLQSPCSASAPGPPLGSFPFLPAGPPEYGLGDPPPPPGLLQPPTLAPWQPSRGDGAPATPAQPSGLRSLGEEGAPARGASPSTPPVSIKSERLSPAPGGPGDFPKTFPYPLLLARPLAEPLRPGPPLRRLPTADGWPR from the exons ATGCTCAGGGAACAATTAGGCCTCTCCAACTCCTCCACACCACCCCAAGTccttgtctttccccaccccaCCTGTGGTTCCTGGGTCCAGGTGACATTTACCAAGCGCAAGTTCGGGCTGATGAAGAAGGCCTATGAGCTGAGCGTGCTCTGTGACTGTGAGATCGCCCTCATCATCTTCAACAGCGCCAACCGCCTCTTTCAGTATGCCAGCACAGACATGGACCGCGTGCTCCTGAAGTACACAGAATACAGTGAGCCCCACGAGAGCCGCACCAACACTGACATCCTCGAG ACACTGAAGCGGAGGGGTGTGGGCCTCGACGGACCAGAGCTGGAGCCAGACGATGGACCTGATGGGCCAGGAGAGAAGCTGCGGAGGCTGGCAGGTGATGGGGGTGACCCCGCCTTGCCCAGGCCCCGGCTCTAC CCAGCAGCCCCGACTATGCCCAGCCCGGATGTGGTATATGGGGCCCTGCCCCCACCAGGCTGTGACCCCACTGGGCTAGGGGAGGCCCTGCCTGCCCAGAGCCGCCCATCCCCCTTCCGGCCAGCAGCCCCCAAAGCTGGGCCCCCAG GCCTGGCGCACCCTCTCTTTTCACCAAGCCACCTTGCCAGCAAGACACCCCCACCCCTGTACCTGGCAGCAGATGGGCGGAGGCCGGACCCGCCTGGTGGCCTGGCCGGGGCTCGAGGGGGACTGAGCACCTCG AGAGGCCTCTATGGTAGCCTGCAGAGTCCGTGCTCCGCCTCCGCCCCCGGACCCCCGCTTGggagcttccccttcctccctgcaggcccCCCAG AATATGGCCTGGGAGACCCTCCTCCGCCTCCCGGCTTGCTGCAGCCCCCCACCCTGGCCCCCTGGCAGCCCTCCAGGGGTGATGGAGCCCCAGccacccctgcccagcccag tGGGCTCCGCAGCCTGGGCGAGGAGGGTGCCCCTGCCCGCGGCGCCTCCCCGTCGACCCCCCCAGTCAGCATCAAGTCTGAGCGCCTCTCGCCGGCCCCCGGGGGCCCTGGAGACTTTCCCAAGACCTTCCCCTACCCCTTGCTCCTGGCCCGGCCCCTGGCAGAGCCCCTACGGCCCGGGCCCCCCCTGCGCCGGTTGCCCACTGCTGACGGCTGGCCCCGGTAG